TGTTTGTAAACGAAACCTTTGGTTGGACAACCACACCAGTAGGGGTGGGGTAGGGGTGGGGTAGGGGTTTCCCCAACCCCAGTGGTGGTTGGGATAGGGAttgggggttgggttggggttagtgttggggtttgggttgggggttTGGATATTGGTGTTTGGTGGGTGGGGACGGGGTAAGGTTGGGGGTTTGGATAGGGGTTGGTGTTGGTGGGTGGGGtcggggttagggttgggggtcCCAGGGGTGGGTGTTGGGGGTTGGGGTGGAGGTTTGGGCTGGGTTTGGGTTGGGTTGGAGGGTGGGGTCGGGGTTAGTGTCACAACCCCACCCGCAACCCCCAACCCCGACCCCACCCCAACCCAACCTTGGAaggtggggttggggttagtgttgggggttgggttggggggtgGCCCCACCCCTCGTGTGCAGGGCAGCTCTCACCAGGGTAGGGGTGCACCCCGTTACTGTAGATGGATTCTGAGGCTCCCTGCCCGCTGGGCTGCGTTGGCACAGCGCTGTACCCGTTCACCCCCATCTGAGCCGGCAGGGCAGGCACGGGTGTGGCCGCCAGGGTGGGAGGCGTGGTCGTACCTGCAACGGACCAATCACAGGGGCGGTGAGCCGAGACTGACACCTGAACTGAGCGGGGGGGACAGACTGCAGCGGGGGAAGCACAGGCATGCACACAGGGGTAAATATAACAGATACATATTGATTAGCTATAGATCTACATATATAGTATAGCACAGCTACTGACCAGCATCCAGCGATCAAGAAAGTGAGAATGCAGGAAACACACAAACGAATGATACAGtgatataaatcaataaatcaataaatcaatcaataaatacacacacgcacgcacgcacgcacgcacgcacgcacgcacgcacgcacgccaGGGACGCCCTGGGGGACCCGACGCGGACTGCCACACTGACAACACACctctcccccctgcacaccacgcgaccatgcctttaccaggggtgACCCTCGGGGACCCCCCCACTGAATTGAAGAATGTTTTTCAGCAGCGAGTGAAATGGCAAAGCACTGTctgtgaaatctggtgtgatcttccctcccctccctgctAGCAAATGCTGGCGCACTGAAACACAGGCAGACACACGGCTGGATATGCAAATCACAAGTTCAAACAGACAGACCTGGCCACGCTGCAGTGAGACGCATCCCCATTCGAGAGACAGGAGAGATCGTCGGCCGTCCGtgcggatttaaaaaaaaagggggggggggcaacagaATTAAGAGAATGGGAGAAAGGGACATTCTGATTAGGGTGAGGAAGGGTTGCCAGGGTGAGCAaggctgcagtgtcccacagcGAGGTTCTGAGAAGGGAAAACGAGGACCCACTTCCAGGGCTTCTCAAGCCCGGGTCtcgggacccccccccccccctgcgtcTTTTCATTTACATCTGAGCTGAACCCCTCAATCAAACTTAGAATCAACTTCATAACAAGAACTTTGTTTagaattgttctcagctcctattaaaatttttttttttttaaagttgcagaTTCGaagttgcttataaaatgttacagttgACTTGAAATCTGTTTTAAGAgataaaaacaataactaaaagGGTCTAATTAtgcaaatgattagttcaattaagagtttggttcagtaattgagagctgagGGCACacgaggaggggggggggggggtcccaggACCAGGGTTCGGAAGCCCTGCTCTCGTAGGTAAAGTAGAACACAGAACCCATTTGTACtctccactagggggcagtgtgttgATAATGGTTAGACCCCCTGGGGTTGAGCTGGACACTGCTGCTGTGAGACACCGCAGCTCTACAAGTCAACAAATACGCAGGTCAGAGAAACGGGCTTCTCTTcccacagagacacagcgacacTTTACACGAAGCACCTCTGATTGCTGTGCAGTGCTTAGTAAAGACATGCGCTCTGGAACATCGCTCCAGCGCTACAGTTACAGTGTACAATTCTGAATCACCGCCTACCTGAGGAGGGGGCGAGGGGCGTGGCGAGGGGCGTGGCGATCAGGCCGTTGGCGTTCAGCGCTGCCATCTGCTGCATCTGCACCGCTGCCATGGTAGCCATGGGGTTGAGGTAGGCACTCTGAGCCGTCACCATCGCTGACTGCTGCTGCATCAactgaggggagagaggaggaggagccgggcagagaggaggggaggggcagagaggaggaggggcagggcagagaggaggggaggggcagagaggaggaggggcagggcagagaggaggggaggggcagagaggaggaggggcagggcagagaggaggggaggggcagagaggaggaggggcagggcagagaggaggggaggggcagagaggaggaggggcagggcagagaggaggggaggggcagagaggaggaggggcagggcagagaggaggggaggggcagagaggaggaggggcagggcagagaggaggggaggggcagagaggaggaggggcagggcagagaggaggggaggggcagagaggaggaggggcagggcagagaggaggggaggggccCCAGAGGGGAGGGCAGGGTCTCTTCCCTACCAGGCGCATGAAGGGCAGAGATGAAGGGGCATGGTCAATATATCAACTATAGATATACAGATGTAAACTTAAAACATCTCAACATGTAAGACTTTTGTTAAGATATAGAAAACTACACAACGGAAAGTAAATCTAAAATATataaggaaacacacacacacacacacacacagcagaagaAGAAGAGAAATACATGCAGTAATAAGAGATGTAAAGAGAGGTATATAGAAAGTAAATTACCAGGGTGGGGGTGAGCCCTATGTCGAGATATGCTGGCTGTGCTCGCTGCTGGAGCCCCTCCCTTACCGCTTGTGAATAGGCGCTGTAGGCTCCGAACTGCAGAGTCATGGGGGTGAACATCCCCAGCTGATTGGCTACCTGCTGCATGCGCCTGAGCCCCCTCTCCTTCTCCGTGTCTGCGAACTTCACAACCAGACTGGAGGAGGCTCCCTGGAGACACATAGAGCAGAGCCCTCAGCACCCTGTGCAAGACACCCGCAAACACTGGGGCTGGACCACACTGAGGGGCAAGGGCAGCACCAGCACAGGGCAGTGGCAATGGGgggaggctggtagaatgggaccccagtgtgctcactacacccttcccaatgatcttcaatagcactgcaatggggtgaggctggtagaatgggaccccagtgtgctcactatacccttcccaatgatcttcaatagcactgcaatggggtgaggctggtagaatgggaccccagtgtgctcactatacccttcccaatgatcttcaatagcactgcaatggggtgaggctggtagaatgggaccccagtgtgctcactataccctcaatgatcttcaatgagctGCAATGGgttgaggctggtagaatgggaccccagtgtgctcactatacccttcccaatgatcttcaatagcactgcaatgggggggaggctggtagaatgggaccccagtgtgctcattACACCCTGCTCACCGGTAGGGTTCGGCTCCCATGTAGGGTGTTGATGGCAGCTTGAGCCTCAGCGTGCGACTGGTACTTGACAAAGGCACAgcctagacagacagacagacagacagacagagagagagaaagagagaaggggagaggagagagagagggagagaagagagaatgcaaacaaactggtgAGTTAAAACATACTGAAGATTTCGTAGACTGTTCAATCCTCATTTTTACACTCTACTGCCACCACAGCCAAACACGAGAGTGACCCCAAAGAGACTCCACCCTCACCAAAGAGACTCCACCCTCACCAAAGAGACTCCACCCTCACCAAAGAGACCGTCACCAAAGAGACTCCACCCTCACCAAAGAGACTCCACCCTCACCAAAGACACCGTCACCAAAGAGACTCCACCCTCACCAAAGAGACTCCACCCTCACCAAAGAGTCTAGTGGATCGAACTCTGAAGAGTCTCTCCCAGTCTCCCAGCTCCCCCAGTTCTCCTCCCCCAGTCTCCCAGCTCCCCCAGTTCTCCTCCCCCAGTCTCCCAGCTCCCCCAGTTCTCCTCCCCCAGTCTCCCAGCTCCCCCAGTTCTCCTCCCCCAGTCTGCCAGCTCCCCCAGTTCTCCTCCCCCAGTCTCCAAGCTCCCCCAGTTCTCCTCCCCCAGTCTCCAAGCTCCCCCAGTTCTCCTCCCCCAGTCTCCAAGCTCCCCCAGTTCTCCTCCCCCAGTCTCCCAGCTCCCCCAGTTCTCCTCCCCCAGTCTCCCAGCTCCCCCAGTTCTCCTCCCCCAGTCTCCCAGCTCCCCCAGTTCTCCCCTAGTACCTTTGCTGGTCCCGTCGGGCCCCCTCAGCACCGTGCACTCATCGATGCTGCCGAACGCCTCGAACATCTTCCGCACATCCTCGTCCAGCTGCTGCTTACCCAGCATGCCCACAAACAACTTCCTGTCCTCTGCAGGCGGggccagggagagagagagagagagggagcgaggggcagagagagggagagagaaccTTAATCATAATTGCAAGTAAAGccgaccagcgtttgggctctagtgccttcatcagtgttactgaaactagaagagactgagacAAAAATTTGGGCTCTAGTGCATTCATCAGTGTCCTAATACAGGTAAAACTAGACAAAAATAAGACTGGATACTTGAGGCTTTACTGTATTGTAAAAACTGTAATACACCATGAAGTCACCAGAGGGTGCTCCGCCCCCAGCTACTGCACAGGGACAAAGAGATCCTGATTATATTCTGTGTGAAGCCATACatatatttgcaagccttttactGTGCATCttctgtgtataaaaaaaaaaaaaaacaacaaaaaaaacatttttggcacaaatatcaaattccattaacaactttgtatattgcaacagagCGGCAACATTTCTGGAGCTAACTaggttttatataatattttggttgcaaatatttttttggttgatccaaatatatatttatggcTTATACGtatcgaaatatatatatatatatatatatatatatatatatatatatatatatatatatatatatatattatatcagatgggaatcagactcccgctgcacagcagtgtgatccagtcctgctttcactaggagtttaataatgagactcccgctgcacagcagtgtgatccagtcctgctttcactaggagtttaataatcagactcccgctgcacagcagtgtgatccagtcctggtttcactaggagtttaataatgagactcccgctgcacagcagtgtgatccagtcctgctttcactaggagtttaataatcagactcccgctgcacagcagtgtgatccagtcctggtttcactaggagtttaataatgagactcccgctgcacagcagtgtgatccagtcctgctttcactaggagtttaataatgagactcccgctgcacagcagtgtgatccagtcctgctttcactaggagtttaataatcagactcccgctgcacagcagtgtgatccagtcctgctttcactaggagtttaataatcagactcccgctgcacagcagtgtgatccagtcctgctttcactaggagtttaataatcagactcccgctgcacagcagtgtgatccagtcctgctttcactaggagtttaataatcagactcccgctgcacagcagtgtgatccagtcctgctttcactaggagtttaataatcagactcccgctgcacagcagtgtgatccagtcctgctttcactaggagtttaataatcagactcccgctgcacagcagtgtgatccagtcctgctttcactaggagtttaataatgagactcccgctgcacagcagtgtgatccagtcctgctttcactaggagtttaataatgagactcccgctgcacagcagtgtgatccagtcctgctttcactaggagtttaataatcagacacacctgagcttgttgcctagacacactggggctgatcaagctgctagtgaaacctggactgagTGTCTCTGTTGTGCAACAGTCTTATTGTcatcactatacacacacacacacacacacacacacacacacacacacacacacacacacacacacacacacacacacacaatgttaaatatatttctatataaatatGAATTCCTACCTCCTCTGCTCTCACTGTCTGCTGGTTTCACCTGGATGGGTCGATTCatctgaaacacaaaaacaaaaaaaatacaagagaTCCTGAGTGTGCAGCGCTGTCCACACCTCCAAACAAACCTATTGAACTGAGAGAGCAGGCTGCTGGCAGAGAACCAGACAGCCAATAATCACCAAGAATAATCAGCCCTCATTGCaccagacaaaaacaaatcacatgcAGCTCAATACAAATACATGCATGTGATTACACACAGCATCCCACTTCATACTGGATtccagcagtgttattattatagacagcatcctagttcatattgtattctagcagtgttattattatacacggcatcctagttcatattggattctagcagtgttattattatacacggcatcctagttcatattgtattctagcagtgttattattatacacagcatcccactTCAtactggattctagcagtgttattattatacacggcatcctagttcatattgtattctagcagtgttattatta
Above is a genomic segment from Polyodon spathula isolate WHYD16114869_AA chromosome 51, ASM1765450v1, whole genome shotgun sequence containing:
- the celf3a gene encoding CUGBP Elav-like family member 3 — protein: MKESDAIKLFIGQIPRNLEEKDLKPIFEQFGKIYELTVIKDKYTGMHKGCAFLTYCARESALKAQSALHEQKTLPGMNRPIQVKPADSESRGEDRKLFVGMLGKQQLDEDVRKMFEAFGSIDECTVLRGPDGTSKGCAFVKYQSHAEAQAAINTLHGSRTLPGASSSLVVKFADTEKERGLRRMQQVANQLGMFTPMTLQFGAYSAYSQALMQQQSAMVTAQSAYLNPMATMAAVQMQQMAALNANGLIATPLATPLAPSSAWPGTTTPPTLAATPVPALPAQMGVNGYSAVPTQPSGQGASESIYSNGVHPYPGESCPAHEGWGHPPTQPPTLTPTPPSKVGLGWGRAAYPAAYGLVSQAFPQQPTIVAQQPQQQQQREGPEGCNIFIYHLPQEFSDSEMLQMFLPFGNVISAKVFVDRATNQSKCFGFVSFDNPASAQAAIQAMNGFQIGMKRLKVQLKRPKDANRPY